A single genomic interval of Lacrimispora sphenoides JCM 1415 harbors:
- a CDS encoding ABC transporter permease: protein MLKTILIRCLQIIPSLFVVVTLTFVLTRMIPGDPARAVLGPQASVEDVEKMRETMGLNQPLAAQYKDYMINIVKGDFGTSYSYNQPVFSLIARRIPSTLLIALPAVLIALIAGMLVGVTSAVHQGTLFDYVFMILALVGVSMPIFWLGLLLVLMFSVNLGWLPVLGMGDISKGLGDVIRHMVLPCFCLATIPTATFSRITRSSILESIHGDSIRALRARGIKESVVIWKYALKSALPPLITVLGLQLAGCFAGAILTETIFSWPGMGTLIVGAIDNRDYVLIQGAVLVIALAFVMINMFVDVIYMIINPNVNYEGGN from the coding sequence ATGTTAAAGACAATTCTAATCAGATGCCTGCAGATTATTCCGTCTCTTTTTGTGGTTGTCACGCTGACTTTTGTACTGACCAGAATGATACCGGGTGATCCGGCCAGAGCGGTACTGGGACCTCAGGCATCCGTAGAAGATGTGGAGAAAATGCGGGAAACCATGGGACTTAACCAGCCTCTGGCAGCTCAATATAAGGATTATATGATAAACATCGTAAAAGGGGATTTTGGAACATCTTATTCCTACAATCAGCCAGTGTTTTCATTAATTGCAAGGCGTATTCCAAGTACGCTGCTGATCGCTCTGCCGGCGGTTTTGATCGCGCTGATCGCAGGAATGTTAGTAGGGGTTACCTCTGCCGTACATCAAGGCACACTCTTTGATTACGTATTCATGATACTGGCTCTGGTAGGAGTCTCCATGCCGATTTTCTGGCTGGGGCTTTTGCTGGTTTTAATGTTCAGTGTAAATTTGGGCTGGCTGCCGGTTCTTGGCATGGGAGATATTTCCAAGGGGCTGGGTGATGTGATCCGCCACATGGTACTTCCCTGCTTTTGCCTTGCCACCATCCCTACGGCCACATTTTCCAGAATCACACGTTCCAGCATTCTGGAATCCATTCATGGGGATTCCATCCGTGCACTTCGGGCCAGAGGAATCAAAGAGTCTGTGGTGATCTGGAAGTATGCCTTAAAAAGTGCCCTTCCTCCCTTAATAACGGTTCTGGGATTACAGCTTGCCGGCTGTTTTGCCGGTGCAATCCTTACGGAAACCATATTTTCCTGGCCGGGCATGGGGACGCTGATCGTCGGAGCCATTGACAACAGGGACTATGTTTTGATCCAGGGGGCAGTTTTAGTCATTGCCCTGGCCTTTGTAATGATCAATATGTTTGTGGATGTGATTTACATGATCATCAATCCAAATGTCAATTATGAAGGAGGAAATTAA
- a CDS encoding ABC transporter substrate-binding protein: protein MKKRFLAAILTVAVSAGLSACGSGSSATTAETTASAQGTTEETKVPAGEPVSGGVMTISLSSSPKNLDPVKYTGTYESQIIGTVCDTLVEYNTDLTEIQPALAKSWTVSDDGLAYTFTLRDDVYFQPGKYQEGRKLTAEDVKYSLERSHELSALQRLDMLDHCEVVSDTEVVCYLPEPNAVFLTALTDAGNVIIPKEEAEGWGEDFGSHLVGTGPFALQSFELDQQAVLVRNDKYWAATPYLDGVIFKPVSDGNQAVNALRTGEVNLATSLSGEAVKIAREDPTVELMEMPGLHVAYIYFNQVNGPTADIKVREAIIKAVNIKELTAGVYQYQEAQPASLPLPPGSWGYDSSLESEVPAYDPEGAKKLLAEAGYPDGFDMNIYISNTEARIKMATLFQAYLKENLNINVNINTSEWGTFSEIASSGKADVFAMSWTWYPDPYFFLNKIFHTSSIGSLGNGQGFSNKEVDQYLNDALLSTDQEKRAEAYKKALAVIVKQNPGIFYANENVNWGVSPKVQGLELRADGKVKICTPDINVWLSR from the coding sequence ATGAAAAAAAGATTTTTAGCGGCAATTTTAACGGTAGCTGTCTCAGCCGGATTAAGCGCATGCGGTTCCGGTTCTTCGGCCACAACGGCTGAAACAACAGCGTCAGCTCAGGGAACAACGGAAGAAACGAAAGTTCCTGCGGGGGAGCCGGTCTCCGGCGGTGTTATGACTATTTCCCTTTCTTCCTCACCCAAAAACCTGGATCCTGTCAAGTATACGGGAACCTATGAATCTCAGATCATCGGCACAGTCTGTGATACACTTGTGGAATATAATACGGATCTTACGGAAATCCAGCCAGCCCTGGCAAAATCCTGGACCGTAAGCGATGACGGGCTTGCTTATACTTTCACGCTGCGTGACGATGTATACTTCCAGCCTGGTAAGTATCAGGAAGGAAGAAAATTGACAGCAGAGGATGTGAAATACTCCCTGGAGCGCTCCCATGAGCTTTCTGCATTGCAAAGGCTGGACATGCTGGATCACTGTGAGGTTGTCAGCGATACGGAGGTGGTCTGCTATTTGCCTGAGCCAAATGCCGTATTTCTGACTGCACTGACTGATGCAGGCAATGTGATTATTCCAAAGGAAGAGGCAGAAGGCTGGGGAGAGGATTTTGGTTCCCACCTTGTAGGTACAGGCCCCTTTGCTCTTCAGTCCTTTGAGCTGGATCAGCAGGCTGTCCTTGTGCGCAATGATAAATACTGGGCTGCAACCCCTTATCTGGATGGAGTTATCTTTAAGCCGGTCAGTGACGGAAACCAGGCAGTAAATGCCCTTCGCACCGGAGAGGTAAATTTAGCCACCAGTCTTAGCGGTGAGGCTGTAAAAATAGCGAGAGAGGATCCGACTGTAGAACTCATGGAGATGCCGGGCCTTCACGTTGCTTACATTTATTTTAATCAGGTAAATGGACCAACTGCAGATATCAAGGTCAGAGAAGCGATTATCAAGGCGGTTAATATTAAAGAGCTTACGGCAGGTGTGTACCAGTACCAGGAAGCACAGCCGGCCAGTCTGCCTCTGCCTCCAGGCTCCTGGGGATACGATTCCAGTCTGGAATCAGAAGTTCCCGCTTATGATCCGGAAGGGGCAAAAAAGCTTCTTGCAGAAGCCGGATATCCTGATGGGTTTGATATGAATATTTATATTTCCAACACAGAAGCCAGAATTAAGATGGCAACCTTATTCCAGGCGTACTTAAAAGAAAACTTAAATATCAATGTGAACATTAATACCAGCGAATGGGGTACCTTCAGCGAAATCGCATCGTCGGGGAAAGCAGATGTATTTGCAATGTCATGGACCTGGTATCCTGATCCCTATTTCTTTTTAAATAAAATATTCCATACAAGCTCCATCGGCTCCCTTGGAAACGGACAGGGCTTCAGCAACAAGGAAGTGGACCAATATCTGAATGATGCGCTGCTGTCCACAGACCAGGAAAAGAGGGCGGAAGCTTATAAGAAGGCCCTTGCGGTAATCGTTAAGCAAAATCCGGGCATCTTCTATGCAAATGAGAATGTAAACTGGGGCGTAAGTCCAAAGGTTCAGGGGCTGGAACTGCGGGCCGACGGCAAGGTTAAGATCTGTACTCCGGATATAAATGTCTGGTTATCCAGATAA
- a CDS encoding M20 metallopeptidase family protein: MSDLLSRAKELEDYGIDIRRRIHKKPEIGFDLQETVKLVREELKSIGFEPAACGTAGITALAGKPGKTFLLRADMDALPMKEETGLPFAAENGFMHACGHDMHTSALLLAARILKEREGELKGTVKLMFQPCEEGVGGALDMVKAGVLECPSVDGAMALHVLHEKSGIVGYSRGTACASSDIFTITVKGKGGHGAAPHLCVDPIHIAVHIHLALQALNSREVNPDEMLVCSICQINGGTATNVFPETAVLKGTIRTMNGKVRSFARERLVQIAEQTAGTFRGEAEVKFLHEGVPPMENNGDLLDASIGYIDVLLGEGTCKELPRMTGSEDFSIISQMVPSVLYWVGTGSEEEGYPYGVHDPRVTFNEESLHKMAAIYANTAICWLRDHS, encoded by the coding sequence ATGAGTGACCTGTTATCCAGAGCTAAAGAACTTGAGGATTATGGAATTGATATCAGGCGCAGGATACATAAAAAACCGGAAATCGGCTTTGACCTTCAGGAGACCGTAAAGCTTGTCAGGGAAGAGCTTAAGTCCATTGGTTTTGAGCCTGCCGCCTGCGGAACTGCAGGAATCACGGCGCTGGCCGGAAAGCCTGGAAAGACTTTTTTACTAAGAGCTGATATGGATGCCCTGCCCATGAAAGAGGAAACAGGACTTCCTTTTGCAGCGGAGAATGGTTTCATGCATGCCTGCGGCCATGATATGCACACCAGTGCATTGCTGCTGGCTGCACGGATATTGAAAGAGAGAGAAGGGGAATTGAAAGGAACGGTGAAACTCATGTTCCAGCCCTGTGAGGAAGGGGTAGGAGGCGCTTTGGACATGGTAAAGGCAGGCGTTCTTGAATGCCCTTCCGTGGATGGTGCAATGGCTCTCCACGTGCTCCACGAGAAGTCCGGAATCGTTGGATATTCCCGGGGTACAGCTTGCGCTTCCAGCGATATCTTTACCATTACGGTAAAGGGAAAGGGCGGTCATGGAGCCGCACCTCATCTCTGCGTTGATCCGATTCATATAGCTGTCCACATTCATTTGGCACTGCAGGCCCTTAACAGCCGCGAGGTAAATCCTGATGAGATGCTGGTATGCAGTATCTGTCAGATAAACGGTGGAACAGCCACCAACGTATTTCCGGAGACGGCGGTATTAAAAGGAACCATACGCACCATGAATGGAAAGGTGAGAAGCTTTGCCAGAGAACGTCTGGTCCAGATTGCAGAACAGACTGCCGGCACATTCCGGGGAGAAGCAGAAGTGAAATTTCTTCATGAGGGTGTTCCGCCCATGGAAAATAACGGGGATCTTCTGGATGCTTCCATCGGTTATATCGACGTCCTTCTGGGAGAAGGAACCTGTAAGGAACTGCCCAGAATGACCGGTTCGGAGGATTTCTCCATAATATCTCAGATGGTTCCCTCTGTTCTTTATTGGGTGGGAACCGGTTCAGAGGAGGAAGGATACCCTTACGGCGTTCACGATCCAAGAGTCACATTTAACGAGGAAAGCCTTCACAAAATGGCTGCCATCTATGCCAATACAGCCATCTGCTGGCTGAGAGATCACTCCTGA
- a CDS encoding AroM family protein, which yields MKIGAITVGQSPRTDVTEDIMDIFKGKAEVLEKGGLDGLTREQIEKFSPEEGDYVLVSRLNDGTSVTFGERHIIPRIQHAIKELEEQGAAFIMMFCTGKFPDTLKAKVPMIYPCEILDRTVPLLTAASSILVVTPSPLQIVQSKKKWSRIVRKVKVVSGSPYGEWKELEETARLVKDTKADLVILDCIGFSRDMKRLFAEETGKPVILPRTLLARLVSELTDV from the coding sequence ATGAAGATTGGTGCCATAACGGTGGGTCAGAGTCCGAGAACTGATGTTACCGAAGATATCATGGATATTTTTAAAGGCAAGGCTGAAGTCCTGGAAAAGGGAGGACTGGATGGCCTGACAAGAGAGCAGATAGAGAAATTTAGCCCAGAGGAGGGTGATTATGTGCTGGTTTCCAGATTAAATGACGGAACCTCTGTTACGTTTGGAGAACGTCATATCATCCCAAGGATTCAACATGCAATTAAGGAATTGGAAGAGCAGGGAGCGGCCTTTATTATGATGTTTTGTACAGGAAAATTTCCGGACACCTTAAAAGCAAAGGTTCCCATGATTTATCCTTGTGAAATTTTAGACAGAACCGTTCCTCTTCTGACAGCCGCCTCCTCAATTCTTGTAGTGACGCCATCTCCTTTGCAAATAGTTCAAAGTAAGAAAAAATGGTCCAGGATCGTAAGGAAGGTTAAAGTTGTCTCCGGCTCCCCTTATGGAGAATGGAAGGAGCTGGAAGAAACAGCCAGGCTTGTGAAGGATACAAAAGCGGATCTGGTGATTCTGGACTGCATTGGCTTCAGCCGGGATATGAAACGGCTGTTCGCGGAAGAGACCGGAAAGCCGGTAATTCTTCCCAGGACCTTATTGGCCCGCCTTGTTTCTGAATTAACAGATGTTTAA
- a CDS encoding helix-turn-helix domain-containing protein yields MEKENWVLACAVYIDEHLKEELSVEHISAWAGYSPWYFSRRFKAEMGVSPMEFVKQRRLFAAAGEIRRGKRIIDAALEYGWETHSGFTKAFCGQFGYAPVLLRALYIRDASMEGERDHLELYIKSMEPYKKPEELWEILCRTLIENGTEHDQENLKRIYELASFCHKGRKRYSGEDYITHPLNVAMILADMGADEDTVCAGLLHDAESGIWEEGLKEEKAGERILDVLLAYREFECRHECPDERGALIALADRLHNMRTIEFVDPSTWKWRAEDTMKIFSPIAAKYGDIRLRSELDELSMKFL; encoded by the coding sequence ATGGAAAAGGAGAACTGGGTACTAGCATGCGCTGTCTATATAGACGAACATTTAAAGGAAGAACTGTCAGTGGAACACATTTCCGCATGGGCAGGATATTCTCCCTGGTATTTTTCCAGACGCTTTAAGGCGGAAATGGGAGTTTCGCCCATGGAGTTCGTAAAACAACGGCGTCTTTTTGCGGCGGCCGGAGAAATCCGAAGGGGAAAGAGGATCATAGATGCAGCCTTGGAGTATGGCTGGGAGACTCACAGCGGTTTTACCAAAGCTTTTTGCGGTCAGTTCGGGTATGCCCCTGTTCTCTTAAGAGCGCTCTATATTCGTGATGCTTCTATGGAAGGAGAACGGGATCACTTGGAATTATATATAAAGTCAATGGAGCCTTATAAAAAACCGGAGGAGTTGTGGGAAATTCTTTGCCGGACACTTATTGAAAATGGAACAGAACATGATCAGGAGAATTTAAAAAGAATCTATGAGCTGGCATCATTCTGCCACAAGGGACGGAAACGGTATTCGGGGGAAGACTATATCACTCATCCCTTAAATGTTGCTATGATTCTTGCAGATATGGGAGCCGATGAGGATACTGTATGTGCCGGACTTCTGCACGATGCAGAATCAGGAATCTGGGAAGAAGGATTAAAGGAAGAGAAAGCCGGAGAAAGGATTTTGGATGTCCTTCTGGCGTACCGGGAGTTTGAATGCAGGCATGAATGTCCGGATGAGAGAGGGGCATTGATTGCTCTGGCCGACCGGCTCCACAATATGCGCACCATAGAATTTGTGGATCCATCTACCTGGAAATGGCGGGCGGAAGATACGATGAAAATATTTTCTCCCATAGCTGCAAAATACGGAGATATCAGGCTTCGGTCAGAATTAGACGAACTTTCCATGAAGTTCCTTTAA
- a CDS encoding ECF transporter S component — MNNNRTKKIVFSALMAALTTAATMVIHIPSAFSGYIHLGDGMVLLSGMLLGPMAGAAAGGIGSMMADLLSGYAFYAPATLIIKALAAFLSGYLYKHLPSRGPARGFRVLPFLAAGVVCSTVVTGGYFIFELAVYSWPSALSNVPFNLVQNLFSLIAAGVLLPILLRVREIRELNQETAL, encoded by the coding sequence ATGAATAATAACAGAACAAAAAAGATCGTTTTCAGCGCTTTGATGGCAGCTCTTACCACTGCAGCCACTATGGTAATACATATACCATCTGCATTCAGCGGCTATATTCATCTGGGGGACGGGATGGTATTGCTAAGCGGCATGCTCTTAGGACCTATGGCAGGTGCCGCCGCAGGAGGGATAGGCTCTATGATGGCGGATTTGCTGTCCGGTTACGCTTTTTATGCACCCGCTACCCTGATCATTAAGGCATTGGCGGCATTTTTAAGTGGATATTTGTATAAACATCTGCCTTCCCGTGGACCGGCGAGGGGCTTTCGGGTACTGCCTTTTTTAGCCGCCGGAGTGGTTTGCAGCACAGTGGTTACAGGCGGATATTTCATTTTTGAACTTGCAGTATACAGCTGGCCGTCTGCCTTATCTAATGTTCCGTTCAATTTGGTGCAGAATTTATTCAGTTTGATTGCAGCTGGAGTTTTGCTTCCTATTCTTTTGCGTGTCCGTGAGATCCGGGAGCTGAATCAAGAGACAGCCTTGTAA
- a CDS encoding IS110 family transposase, with translation MNAVGVDVSKGKSMIAILRPFGEIVSSPFEVLHTSSGINELISHILSLDGDTRIVMEHTGRYYEPMAHWLSGAGLFVSAVNPKLIKDFGNNSLRKVKTDKADAIKIARYTLDNWTDLKQYSLMDEIRTQLKTMNRQFDFYMKQKTSFKNNLISLLDQTYPGANDFFDSPVRSDGSQKWVDFASAYWHVDCVRKMSLPAFTEHYQKWCRRKGYNFQPDKPGEIYTASENLIAVLSKDPMTKMLIKQAIDQLDTASKIVEELRSKMNQTAAKLPEYPIVMAMKGVGPSLGPQLMAEIGDVARFSHRGAITAFAGVDPGANQSGAYEQQSVRTSKRGSAQLRKTLFQVMDVLIKTSPADDPVYEFMSKKRSQGKSYYVYMTAGANKFLRIYYGRVKEYLDSLPQSE, from the coding sequence ATGAATGCTGTCGGTGTTGATGTTTCCAAAGGTAAGAGTATGATTGCCATCCTTCGCCCCTTCGGTGAAATTGTTTCCAGTCCCTTTGAGGTCCTGCATACATCCAGTGGGATTAATGAACTTATCTCCCATATCCTGTCCCTGGACGGTGACACCAGAATCGTTATGGAGCACACCGGACGCTACTATGAGCCAATGGCTCACTGGCTTTCCGGTGCCGGACTGTTTGTCAGTGCTGTTAATCCAAAACTCATCAAAGATTTTGGCAACAACTCTCTCCGTAAAGTCAAGACGGATAAAGCAGATGCTATAAAAATTGCCCGTTATACTCTTGACAACTGGACCGATTTGAAACAGTATAGTCTTATGGATGAAATACGCACTCAACTCAAAACCATGAATCGGCAGTTTGATTTCTACATGAAGCAGAAGACCTCCTTCAAAAACAACTTAATCTCTTTACTTGATCAGACCTATCCTGGTGCCAATGATTTTTTTGACAGCCCTGTTCGCAGTGACGGCAGCCAGAAATGGGTTGATTTTGCATCTGCTTATTGGCATGTAGACTGTGTTCGCAAGATGTCCCTCCCTGCGTTTACAGAGCATTATCAGAAATGGTGTAGGCGCAAAGGCTATAACTTCCAGCCTGATAAACCAGGAGAAATTTACACTGCTTCAGAAAACCTTATAGCAGTTCTTTCAAAAGATCCAATGACCAAAATGCTCATAAAACAGGCGATAGACCAACTAGACACTGCCTCCAAAATCGTAGAAGAACTTCGCAGCAAGATGAACCAGACTGCGGCCAAACTTCCGGAATACCCGATTGTTATGGCTATGAAAGGTGTCGGCCCATCTCTTGGTCCCCAGCTCATGGCTGAAATCGGCGATGTAGCCCGTTTTTCTCACCGGGGAGCGATTACAGCATTTGCCGGAGTTGATCCAGGGGCAAACCAGTCAGGGGCTTACGAGCAGCAAAGTGTCCGCACTTCAAAACGTGGCTCTGCCCAACTCCGCAAGACTTTATTTCAGGTCATGGACGTATTAATTAAGACATCCCCAGCAGATGATCCAGTCTACGAGTTTATGTCAAAAAAACGCTCTCAGGGGAAATCCTACTATGTCTACATGACTGCCGGTGCCAACAAGTTTCTGCGAATCTACTACGGACGGGTGAAAGAATACTTAGATTCCCTTCCCCAGTCAGAATAA
- a CDS encoding glucosamine-6-phosphate deaminase, with protein MQLIITKDYETMSQMALTHVQAHMYTGDNRRVNLSITAGKTPERLYQLLTEEYKGNPCFKHVHFYNFDEIPREGEETGVTMNDLIRMFFDPAEVPGELIHVLDTKNWKDYDKKLKEDGGLDMLIMGLGTDGHFCGNLAGTVEHFGMETRMVTKEKYPISYFERETSPDHYVTFGPKTVMNARHLIMIINGSHKAEIAKKALFGPVTPEVPASVFQLHPNYTVIMDEEAASLLDY; from the coding sequence ATGCAATTAATTATTACAAAGGATTATGAAACCATGAGCCAGATGGCCCTTACTCATGTACAGGCTCATATGTACACAGGAGATAACCGAAGGGTCAACCTTTCCATTACGGCAGGAAAAACCCCGGAACGGCTGTATCAGCTGCTTACAGAGGAGTACAAAGGAAATCCCTGTTTTAAACATGTCCATTTTTATAACTTTGATGAGATACCCAGGGAGGGGGAGGAAACCGGTGTAACCATGAATGATTTAATCCGTATGTTTTTTGACCCGGCCGAGGTACCCGGGGAGCTGATTCACGTTCTGGATACAAAGAACTGGAAAGATTACGATAAGAAGCTTAAAGAAGATGGCGGATTAGATATGCTCATCATGGGGCTCGGTACGGATGGACATTTCTGCGGAAATCTTGCAGGTACGGTAGAACATTTCGGCATGGAGACCCGTATGGTAACGAAAGAGAAATATCCTATTTCATATTTTGAAAGAGAGACGAGTCCGGATCATTATGTGACATTTGGGCCGAAAACTGTAATGAATGCCCGTCATCTCATCATGATCATTAATGGCAGCCACAAAGCAGAAATCGCAAAAAAAGCCTTGTTCGGCCCGGTTACGCCAGAGGTTCCTGCCAGTGTGTTCCAGCTGCATCCTAATTATACGGTCATCATGGACGAGGAGGCCGCATCTTTGCTGGATTATTAA
- a CDS encoding glycoside hydrolase family 1 protein, with product MDSNKERRMDMLKHAPNGFPIGFLWGSASAACQIEGGCSEGGKGLSVADVAMKQDKEVPRIEYKNVTKEQINAAEGYVGEELYPKRHGVDYYHRFKEDIALCAQMGFTAFRMSIAWSRLFPNGDELEPNPEGLGFYHEVFKELKKYKMEPIVTLSHFEMPLHLVTQYGGWADRKLIDMFVRYCKVCFDEYGSYVTYWINFNEMNGTRFNTFYSTGIVREDWGDKFEQATYQAAHNQFVASAKAVKYLREKWSNARMGCMVVPFTRYPGTCKPEDVMKMQHDMHLDCYFYTDIYMRGEYPGYALRYFDDHQIQLETEDRDFELIKTYTVDYLTFSYYSTSISSVEQEGWETTDGNLSQQLKNPYLEASEWGWQIDPMGLRYQLSCFADRYPGVEMMVVENGLGAQDIVEADGSIQDDYRIDYLRRHIEQIKESIRDGANVIGYTSWSSMDCISSGTSEMAKRYGFIYIDLDDNNEGTLERKPKKSFYWYKKVIETNGEKL from the coding sequence ATGGACAGTAATAAGGAGAGGAGAATGGATATGTTAAAACATGCACCTAACGGCTTTCCAATAGGATTTCTATGGGGAAGTGCGTCCGCAGCATGCCAGATAGAAGGTGGCTGCAGCGAAGGAGGGAAGGGCCTGAGCGTAGCAGATGTGGCAATGAAGCAGGATAAGGAAGTTCCGCGAATAGAGTATAAAAACGTTACAAAAGAGCAGATAAATGCAGCTGAAGGCTACGTTGGGGAGGAACTGTATCCCAAGAGACATGGTGTGGATTATTATCACCGATTCAAGGAGGATATTGCCTTGTGTGCCCAAATGGGATTCACTGCCTTTCGAATGTCGATTGCCTGGAGCCGGCTTTTTCCAAATGGTGATGAGCTAGAGCCTAATCCTGAGGGATTGGGATTCTACCATGAGGTGTTTAAAGAACTGAAGAAATATAAAATGGAACCCATTGTGACTCTTTCCCACTTTGAGATGCCTCTTCATCTGGTCACCCAATATGGAGGCTGGGCTGATCGTAAGCTGATTGATATGTTTGTTCGTTACTGCAAAGTTTGCTTTGACGAATATGGGAGCTATGTCACTTATTGGATCAATTTTAATGAAATGAACGGTACCCGCTTTAATACTTTTTATTCAACCGGCATCGTCCGGGAGGATTGGGGAGATAAGTTTGAGCAGGCTACCTACCAGGCTGCTCATAACCAGTTTGTCGCTTCCGCTAAAGCTGTCAAATATTTAAGAGAGAAATGGTCTAATGCCAGAATGGGCTGCATGGTGGTTCCTTTTACCCGTTATCCAGGTACATGCAAGCCGGAGGATGTGATGAAGATGCAGCATGACATGCATCTGGACTGCTATTTTTATACGGATATTTATATGAGGGGAGAGTATCCTGGATATGCGCTCCGTTACTTTGATGACCATCAGATCCAACTTGAGACGGAGGATAGGGATTTTGAACTGATAAAAACATATACGGTCGATTACCTGACTTTCAGCTATTATTCCACCAGCATATCCAGCGTAGAGCAGGAGGGCTGGGAAACAACAGACGGGAACTTAAGCCAACAGCTTAAAAATCCCTACCTGGAAGCTTCTGAATGGGGCTGGCAGATTGATCCCATGGGACTGCGCTATCAGCTTAGCTGCTTTGCTGACCGGTATCCGGGAGTAGAAATGATGGTGGTCGAAAACGGCCTTGGCGCTCAGGATATTGTAGAAGCAGACGGCAGCATCCAGGATGATTACCGCATTGATTATCTTCGCCGCCATATTGAGCAGATCAAGGAATCCATACGTGATGGGGCCAATGTGATTGGATATACATCCTGGTCTTCCATGGATTGTATTTCTTCTGGAACTTCTGAAATGGCAAAGCGTTATGGGTTCATTTATATTGATTTGGATGATAACAATGAAGGGACTCTTGAAAGAAAACCCAAGAAATCGTTTTACTGGTATAAAAAGGTAATCGAGACTAACGGAGAGAAATTATAA